One region of Camelina sativa cultivar DH55 chromosome 6, Cs, whole genome shotgun sequence genomic DNA includes:
- the LOC104790213 gene encoding uncharacterized protein LOC104790213, whose translation MPKEKKDRSDRYRRSSPLCCESSLGLKKPSEKQVKEWEEARCPVCMEHPHNGILLICSSYENGCRPYMCDTSHRHSNCFDQFRKASKEKPPSLSLLHDQEESHVPTTTETEDNVALDSTAVNLGEEAASEVTVATLGEGESRGEDLVDEGIVATEDDQEKNKPPKLTCPLCRGHIKEWVVVEAARCFMNSKHRSCSCETCDFSGTYSDLRKHARVQHPGVRPSEADPERQRSWRRLERQRDLGDLISTLQSSFGGEERSRDELNLFDDNGLLTVFLLIRVFRPESSGPRSSWSGTSRARSQIGGRRRSSRPSRLWGESYEGNTGTSSRDEENNQSSDEQESGSRRRRTRRRAFIDDDDEEEEL comes from the coding sequence ATGccgaaagagaagaaagaccgGTCGGATAGGTATAGACGATCATCGCCACTGTGTTGTGAGTCAAGCCTTGGTTTGAAGAAGCCTAGTGAGAAACAAGTTAAGGAATGGGAAGAGGCTCGTTGTCCTGTCTGTATGGAACATCCTCACAATGGGATTCTTCTCATTTGTTCTTCCTATGAAAACGGCTGTCGACCTTACATGTGTGACACTAGCCATCGCCATTCTAACTGTTTTGATCAGTTCCGCAAAGCTTCTAAAGAGAAACCACCCTCTTTGTCTTTACTTCATGACCAAGAGGAAAGTCATGTACCAACAACTACTGAGACAGAAGATAATGTAGCGTTAGACTCAACTGCTGTAAATCTAGGAGAAGAGGCTGCATCTGAGGTTACAGTTGCGACTTTAGGAGAAGGTGAGAGCAGGGGAGAAGATTTAGTAGATGAAGGTATTGTAGCAACAGAGGAcgaccaagaaaaaaacaaaccaccTAAGCTTACTTGCCCGTTATGCCGTGGACATATAAAAGAATGGGTAGTCGTTGAAGCTGCTCGATGTTTCATGAACTCAAAACATAGAAGCTGTTCTTGTGAGACTTGTGATTTCAGCGGAACCTACTCCGATCTGAGAAAGCACGCAAGGGTTCAACATCCAGGAGTAAGGCCATCAGAAGCAGATCCAGAGAGACAGAGAAGCTGGAGGAGGCTTGAAAGGCAGAGAGATTTAGGTGATTTAATTAGCACACTCCAATCTTCTtttggaggagaagaaagaagtagGGACGAATTGAATCTGTTTGATGATAATGGCTTGCTTACAGTGTTCTTGCTCATCCGCGTGTTTAGACCAGAGTCAAGTGGCCCAAGGAGTAGCTGGTCAGGTACATCTAGAGCTAGGTCACAGATTGGTGGGAGAAGAAGATCCTCAAGACCTTCAAGGCTTTGGGGTGAGAGCTATGAAGGTAATACTGGAACATCATCTAGAGACGAGGAAAATAATCAATCTTCTGATGAACAAGAGTCTGGATCCCGAAGACGTCGTACTAGAAGAAGAGCTTTcattgacgatgatgatgaagaagaagagctgtgA
- the LOC104793890 gene encoding uncharacterized protein LOC104793890 — MSTLEDVSSATKKAVGQQPESTVVSPYLLSSSDNPGSMISSTVNSMIVGWIRTSIEPKVKSTVTFISIARDLWLDLKQRFSVGNKVRVHQIKAQIAACRQAGQPVIDYYGNLCHLWEELQTYKPLTVCKCGLCTCGATLEPSKERDEEKIHQFILGLDDSRFGGLSTTLIAMDPLPSLGEIYSRVIREEQCLASVRVHEQRNEVVGFAAQGEQSTSTPSRSDIQSGGRLDSAIIKSRSAICSHCGRSSHEKKECWQIVGFPEWFTERNSGGRGSSGRGRGGRGDGRGRSYATTAHATSSTPSNLPEFT; from the exons ATGTCTACCttagaagatgtttcttctgcAACAAAGAAGGCTGTTGGTCAACAGCCGGAGTCGACGGTTGTGTCTCCCTACCTCTTGTCTAGCTCCGACAATCCAGGTTCCATGATCTCGTCG ACTGTCAACTCCATGATTGTTGGTTGGATACGTACGTCGATCGAACCAAAGGTTAAGTCCACAGTTACATTCATATCTATTGCACGTGACTTGTGGTTAGATTTGAAGCAACGATTCTCCGTGGGGAACAAGGTGCGAGTTCATCAAATCAAGGCTCAGATAGCGGCTTGTCGTCAAGCTGGACAGCCGGTCATTGATTACTATGGGAATCTGTGTCACCTTTGGGAAGAACTTCAGACTTACAAACCTTTGACAGTTTGTAAGTGTGGACTGTGTACGTGTGGTGCTACTCTCGAACCttcaaaagagagagacgagGAAAAGATCCATCAGTTCATATTGGGTCTTGACGACTCACGGTTTGGCGGTCTTAGCACGACCCTCATTGCAATGGATCCATTGCCTTCCCTTGGTGAAATTTATTCTCGTGTTATTAGAGAAGAACAATGTTTGGCTTCAGTTCGTGTTCATGAACAGAGGAACGAAGTTGTCGGTTTTGCAGCTCAAGGTGAACAGAGTACTTCGACTCCTTCACGATCGGATATACAGAGTGGAGGACGATTAGATTCCGCAATTATCAAGTCGCGATCAGCCATCTGTTCTCATTGTGGGCGCTCAAGCCATGAAAAGAAGGAGTGCTGGCAAATTGTTGGTTTTCCGGAATGGTTCACTGAGCGTAACAGTGGTGGTCGTGGTTCTTCTGGCCGAGGCAGAGGAGGTCGTGGTGATGGACGCGGGAGAAGCTATGCCACGACAGCTCATGCAACGAGCTCCACTCCCTCTAATCTTCCTGAATTCACTTAA
- the LOC104790216 gene encoding uncharacterized protein LOC104790216, producing the protein MKNVMVIVDESNSSYDLLIWALENHKDTIESSKVFLFAIQPQNPFTPATVLSSSVGFAQIFYPFSPNSELIRLAHEKNMKIVLGILEKAKNMCLNHGIKAETFTDAGDANDLIPKIIQERQIDVLVMSGQQTQKLKKCLYNTDCSLVVVKNRLVKE; encoded by the exons atgaagaatgttATGGTGATTGTTGACGAGAGCAACTCAAGTTATGATTTACTCATTTGGGCTCTTGAAAACCACAAAGATACCATTGAGAGCTCCAAAGTTTTTCTCTTTGCAATACAGCCACAAAATCCCTTTACTCCTGCTACTGTGCTCTCTTCCTCAGTAGGCTTTGCTCAAATCTTCTATCCATTTTCAccta ATTCAGAACTCATAAGATTGGCTCAtgaaaagaatatgaaaattgttttggGTATATTAGAGAAAGCCAAGAACATGTGTTTAAATCATGGG attaaagCAGAGACATTTACAGATGCTGGCGACGCTAATGACCTAATCCCAAAGATAATTCAAGAGCGACAGATTGATGTATTAGTTATGAGCGGTCAACAaactcaaaaactcaaaaa GTGTTTATATAATACAGATTGTTCTCTTGTTGTCGTGAAGAACAGACTTGTCAAAGAATAA
- the LOC109133420 gene encoding CLAVATA3/ESR (CLE)-related protein 27, with protein MTHAREWRSSLTSTLLMVILLSSLLHLFCVYSRVGAIRISPQTPAPAKKQEDLMKKYFGAGKLPPVDSFVGIGISDSKRMVPSCPDPLHN; from the coding sequence ATGACTCATGCTCGAGAATGGAGAAGCTCCTTGACTTCTACTCTACTAATGGTGATCTTGCTTTCTTCTCTACTCCATCTCTTCTGTGTATATTCACGGGTAGGGGCAATTCGGATATCTCCACAAACTCCGGCTCCGGCTAAGAAACAAGAAGATCTAATGAAGAAGTACTTCGGCGCAGGAAAACTTCCTCCGGTGGATTCTTTTGTCGGAATAGGGATCAGTGACAGTAAAAGAATGGTACCAAGTTGTCCGGATCCTCTGCATAACTAG
- the LOC104790218 gene encoding TLC domain-containing protein At5g14285-like, with the protein MATSSFDHSSSPVTLPSFLLLFLAVYLIGYFIIFRSWKLSSHLGASCLMSLFHGTPAVVMASHALLTTPRAAVHSFASPNTAVESTVLDFSMAYFTVDLFHYLIFLPNDFIFILHHMATLYVFATCRFAVGHGAHALLLLLVLAEVTSACQNVWTITGYRKHDVVMARRVRELLSPPFYLFYTLVRGLAGPVALYDMAAFYVSGAAEGAVPRWAWLSWLVVIGVAIVVSVLWVLRNWVDWFREKNNSNKKSK; encoded by the coding sequence atgGCAACGTCGTCGTTTGaccattcttcttctccggtgacACTTCCATcgtttctcctcctcttcctcgccGTATACCTCATCGGCTATTTCATAATTTTTCGGTCATGGAAATTATCATCACATTTAGGAGCTAGCTGCTTAATGTCACTCTTCCACGGCACTCCCGCCGTCGTAATGGCTTCTCACGCGCTTTTAACAACCCCACGCGCCGCCGTTCACTCATTTGCTTCACCCAACACTGCCGTGGAATCAACCGTGCTCGACTTCAGCATGGCTTATTTCACCGTCGATCTCTTCCACTACCTAATCTTCCTCCCTAATGACTTCATCTTCATCCTACACCACATGGCGACGCTCTACGTCTTCGCCACGTGTCGGTTCGCCGTCGGTCATGGAGCTCACGCGCTTCTCCTGCTCTTGGTCCTCGCGGAGGTGACGAGCGCATGTCAGAACGTTTGGACGATCACCGGGTATAGGAAACACGACGTCGTTATGGCGAGGAGAGTGAGGGAGCTATTGTCTCCGCCCTTTTACTTGTTTTACACTCTTGTTCGTGGACTAGCTGGTCCGGTGGCTTTGTACGATATGGCGGCGTTTTACGTCAGTGGTGCGGCCGAGGGAGCGGTTCCACGGTGGGCTTGGTTGTCGTGGCTTGTTGTGATTGGGGTTGCTATTGTGGTTAGTGTTTTGTGGGTTTTACGTAATTGGGTTGATTGGTTTAGAGAGAAGAACAACTCTAACAAGAAATCCAAATGa
- the LOC104790214 gene encoding 50S ribosomal protein L15, chloroplastic translates to MAAPLSISSNPLTSRHCYHLHFPSTSFKGNVSVLGANPSQILSLKLNQKVDKTRKQLGRPLVVVSQTAATSSEGVVAPERFRLNNLGPQPGSRKRQKRKGRGISAGQGASCGFGMRGQKSRSGPGIMRGFEGGQTALYRRLPKLRGIAGGMRSGLPKYLPVNIKDIETAGFQEGDEVSLESLKQKGLINPSGRERKLPLKILGTGELSMKLNFKARAFSTQAKEKLEASGCTLTVLPGRKKWVKPSVAKNQARADEYFAKKRAAAAAATTSKPAASA, encoded by the exons ATGGCTGCTCCACTCTCAATCTCATCAAATCCTCTCACCTCTCGCCATTGTTACCATCTCCACTTCCCTTCCACTTCATTCAAG GGAAATGTAAGCGTTTTGGGAGCAAACCCAAGTCAGATTCTTTCTCTCAAACTCAACCAAAAGGTTGATAAAACGAGAAAGCAATTAGGGAGACCACTTGTTGTGGTAAGCCAAACGGCGGCTACGTCGTCGGAGGGAGTAGTAGCTCCGGAGAGATTCCGTTTGAATAACCTTGGACCCCAACCTGGTTCGAGAAAGAGGCAAAAGAGAAAAGGTAGAGGTATCTCTGCAGGACAAGGAGCGAGTTGTGGTTTTGGTATGAGAGGTCAGAAATCAAGATCCGGTCCTGGGATTATGAGAGGTTTCGAAGGTGGTCAAACTGCTCTTTATCGCCGTCTTCCTAAACTTAGAGGAATCGCCGGAG GTATGCGTTCAGGATTACCCAAATACTTACCAGTTAATATCAAAGACATCGAAACAGCTGGATTTCAGGAGGGAGATGAAGTTTCATTGGAGTCACTGAAGCAAAAGGGTTTGATCAATCCTTCTGGGAGGGAAAGGAAACTTCCTCTCAAG ATTTTGGGTACCGGAGAACTAAGCATGAAGCTCAACTTCAAAGCTCGTGCCTTCTCGACACAAGCAAAAGAGAAACTTGAAGCTTCAGGATGTACACTCACTGTGTTGCCCGGAAGGAAGAAATGGGTTAAGCCTTCGGTTGCAAAGAACCAAGCACGAGCAGATGAATACTTTGCCAAGAAGAGagctgcagcagcagcagcaacaacttcAAAGCCTGCAGCTTCTGCTTAA
- the LOC104790217 gene encoding DNA-directed RNA polymerase I subunit RPA12, which produces MKKSRESGFLFCGLCGTMLILKTTKCAECPLCKTTRNAKDIIDKNIAYTVSAEDIRRELGISLFGEKAQEDAELPKIKKACEKCQHPELVYTTRQTRSADEGQTTYYTCPNCSHRFTEG; this is translated from the exons ATGAAGAAATCTCGAGAAAGTGGTTTCTTGTTCTGTGGTTTGTGTGGGACGATGCTGATCTTGAAAACAACCAAGTGTGCAGAATGTCCACTTTGCAAAACAACGAGAAATGCCAAAG ATATCATTGACAAGAACATAGCTTACACAGTTTCTGCTGAG GATATCAGAAGAGAATTAGGAATATCTCTTTTTGGTGAAAAGGCGCAGGAAGACGCAGAGCTGCCAAAG ATCAAAAAGGCGTGCGAGAAATGCCAGCACCCAGAGCTTGTATACACAACCAGACAG ACGAGATCAGCGGATGAAGGACAGACAACATACTACACTTGCCCCAATTGTAGTCATAGATTCACAGAAGGTTGA
- the LOC109133444 gene encoding defensin-like protein 75, whose amino-acid sequence MAKIRSVDVVGTIAIILLLVIAEQANAITVDADCIGPCTSNCQQLCISKGYKDWTCASFRTKASCCCKPRKNQIFEESALLNN is encoded by the exons atggcCAAGATTAGATCAGTAGATGTTGTTGGTACCATCgcaataattttgttgttggtcATTGCAG aaCAAGCGAACGCAATCACCGTTGACGCTGATTGTATTGGACCGTGCACTAGCAATTGTCAACAGCTTTGCATATCGAAAGGTTATAAAGATTGGACTTGTGCATCTTTTAGAACCAAAGCGAGTTGTTGCTGCAAACCACGAAAGAATCAAATCTTTGAAGAGTCTGCTCTATTGAACAACTAA